The following are from one region of the Gemmatimonadota bacterium genome:
- a CDS encoding response regulator transcription factor, which translates to MRVLLVEDERRLADATARGLRGHAHAVDVAGSLAEARRKLGLDPYDAIVLDLGLPDGPGLALVQELRAQGDPTPVLILTARDALDDRIAGLDSGADDYLVKPFALEELLARLRAVGRRAVAVRPDLLTIDTLRLDPATQSGARGDRPLELTTTEFALLAFLARHPGEVCSRARIAAKVWDENYDPFSNIIDVYVARLRRKVDGDGDRPLLHTVRGAGYVLDPERVG; encoded by the coding sequence ATGCGAGTCCTTCTGGTCGAAGATGAGCGCCGGCTGGCCGATGCCACGGCCCGTGGTCTGCGCGGCCACGCCCATGCCGTGGATGTGGCGGGGAGCCTGGCCGAGGCGCGCCGCAAACTCGGGCTTGACCCCTACGATGCGATCGTGCTCGACCTGGGCCTCCCCGATGGGCCGGGACTCGCCCTGGTGCAGGAACTGCGCGCCCAGGGCGATCCCACTCCGGTGCTGATTCTCACGGCGCGCGACGCCCTCGACGACCGCATCGCGGGGCTCGACAGCGGGGCCGATGATTACCTGGTCAAGCCGTTCGCGCTGGAGGAATTGCTGGCGCGGCTTCGCGCCGTGGGGCGCCGCGCGGTGGCGGTGCGCCCCGACCTCCTCACCATCGACACGCTCCGGCTCGACCCGGCCACGCAGTCTGGTGCGCGCGGGGATCGTCCACTCGAGCTCACCACGACCGAGTTTGCCCTGCTGGCCTTCCTCGCGAGGCATCCGGGCGAGGTCTGTTCCCGCGCCCGGATCGCGGCAAAGGTCTGGGACGAGAACTACGACCCGTTCTCGAACATCATCGATGTCTACGTCGCACGGCTCCGCCGGAAGGTCGATGGCGATGGCGATCGTCCGCTGCTGCACACCGTCCGTGGGGCGGGGTACGTCCTCGACCCGGAGCGCGTCGGGTGA
- a CDS encoding serine/threonine protein kinase: protein MLPPDALFFALQAAVAGRYSLERELGRGGMGVVYLARDVQLDRPVALKLLPPEQAALPERRARFLREARLAARLAHPNIVPIHAVEEVGEFVFFAMRYVAGETLGERLRREGRLAPPVAGPILRDVAYALAYAHAQDVVHRDIKPDNILLDADGTRAMVTDFGIAVLRDDDHEPGRIVGTPEYVAPEQAAGEAVDGRSDLYALGAMGFHALSGRPPFTGTVAELIAQQLTSPAPPLLSVVPELRPALAAAIDRALAKRPDDRFPTAEAMAEALEPPRALTQDLPVPVRVWVERGRELKAIYLIWSIFFYGAGTLAYVITSELPAASAVARVLMILCGMATLFPWVGHGVWRIHETRRALEAGVTLDELRHGLDVALARREEELRYEVARPIHWIPKLVRAGTYAAFTGAMAALVYGVFFTTTSNEAGGAFGMFNVATMGVLAGSFFGLIFPGRRVRPTDPFARLRRWMWNGPFGNVMTKLSGIGLRRAPRAGWAEWRPTEVALGSATETLFMALPDGVRSAFADLPQVVNRLEREAEHARQQVAAGAEGAWAARLQESVAAIDTLRIGLLRMSAGRVDAGSFTTDLEAARELAERMGYLIEASDDVASLLDASGTSLQSSNHALPRKSAPTTSLG, encoded by the coding sequence ATGCTTCCCCCTGACGCCCTCTTCTTCGCCCTGCAGGCGGCCGTGGCGGGCCGCTATTCCCTCGAACGCGAACTCGGCCGCGGCGGCATGGGTGTGGTCTATCTGGCGCGCGACGTCCAGCTCGACCGCCCCGTCGCCCTGAAGCTGCTGCCACCGGAACAGGCCGCGCTCCCCGAGCGACGCGCGCGTTTCCTGCGCGAGGCCCGGTTGGCCGCCCGCTTGGCGCACCCGAACATCGTCCCGATCCACGCCGTCGAAGAGGTGGGCGAGTTCGTCTTCTTCGCGATGCGCTACGTGGCGGGCGAGACCCTCGGCGAGCGGCTCCGGCGCGAGGGGCGGCTCGCCCCGCCGGTCGCCGGCCCGATCCTGCGCGATGTCGCCTACGCGCTGGCCTACGCCCATGCCCAGGACGTGGTGCACCGCGACATCAAGCCCGACAACATCCTCCTCGACGCCGATGGCACCCGCGCGATGGTGACCGACTTCGGCATCGCCGTCCTGCGCGACGATGACCACGAGCCGGGCCGCATCGTCGGCACCCCGGAGTATGTCGCGCCGGAGCAGGCCGCCGGCGAGGCGGTCGATGGTCGGAGCGACCTCTACGCCCTCGGCGCAATGGGCTTCCACGCCCTCTCGGGACGTCCGCCATTCACTGGCACGGTCGCCGAGCTGATCGCGCAGCAGCTGACATCACCGGCGCCGCCACTGCTCTCGGTGGTGCCCGAACTCCGCCCCGCGCTCGCGGCTGCCATCGACCGTGCCCTCGCCAAGCGCCCCGACGATCGCTTTCCCACCGCCGAGGCAATGGCCGAAGCGCTCGAGCCGCCCCGCGCACTCACGCAGGACCTGCCGGTGCCAGTGCGCGTCTGGGTCGAGCGCGGCCGCGAACTCAAGGCGATCTACCTCATCTGGTCGATCTTCTTCTACGGGGCCGGGACGCTCGCCTACGTGATCACCTCGGAACTGCCCGCCGCTTCGGCCGTCGCCCGGGTGCTGATGATCCTCTGCGGGATGGCGACGCTCTTCCCATGGGTGGGCCATGGCGTCTGGCGCATCCACGAAACGCGGCGCGCGCTGGAGGCCGGCGTCACACTCGATGAGCTGCGCCACGGCCTCGACGTGGCCCTGGCACGACGCGAGGAAGAGTTGCGATACGAGGTGGCGCGCCCGATCCACTGGATTCCGAAGCTGGTGCGCGCCGGCACCTACGCCGCCTTCACCGGAGCGATGGCCGCACTGGTCTACGGCGTCTTCTTCACGACCACGAGCAACGAAGCGGGTGGCGCCTTCGGGATGTTCAACGTCGCGACCATGGGCGTGCTCGCCGGTTCCTTCTTCGGGCTGATCTTCCCGGGGCGCCGCGTGCGGCCCACCGATCCGTTCGCGCGGCTACGGCGCTGGATGTGGAACGGCCCGTTCGGCAACGTGATGACCAAGCTCTCCGGGATCGGGCTGCGCCGCGCGCCGCGCGCGGGCTGGGCCGAGTGGCGTCCCACCGAGGTGGCCCTCGGCAGTGCCACCGAAACCCTCTTCATGGCGCTCCCCGATGGCGTGCGCAGTGCATTCGCCGACCTGCCGCAGGTCGTGAACCGCCTCGAGCGCGAGGCCGAACACGCGCGCCAGCAGGTGGCGGCTGGGGCCGAGGGCGCGTGGGCGGCCCGGCTGCAGGAATCCGTCGCGGCGATCGACACGCTGCGCATCGGGCTGCTGCGGATGTCGGCGGGACGGGTCGACGCGGGATCGTTCACCACCGACCTGGAGGCGGCGCGCGAGCTGGCCGAGCGGATGGGCTACCTGATCGAGGCGAGCGACGACGTCGCGTCGCTGCTCGATGCCTCCGGCACCTCACTCCAGAGCAGCAACCACGCGTTGCCGAGGAAGAGCGCACCGACCACGTCGCTGGGGTAA
- a CDS encoding phosphatase PAP2 family protein: MLSRRSLTPTTLTLFAVFVVLSVLVVLERTLPFDESLLRWFEAHRTPGRTELMLFFTFIGNGLIEVPLALMAAWALWRLGRPRCAKRYVFAALSAEVVYAIAKPLFHRERPRIIERLADAGWYSYPSGHAMLAPVIYGFGLLLLAKSVRHAGARRALLAAAFTIPPMIALSRVYLGVHYPSDVVGALFLGNAWLLLWSEVPEASSSDATSSLASIR, translated from the coding sequence ATGCTCTCTCGCCGCTCCCTGACTCCCACCACACTCACCCTCTTCGCGGTGTTTGTCGTGTTGTCGGTGCTCGTGGTGCTGGAGCGGACGCTCCCGTTCGACGAGTCACTGCTCCGGTGGTTCGAGGCGCACCGGACTCCCGGCCGCACCGAGCTGATGCTCTTCTTCACCTTCATCGGCAATGGGCTGATCGAGGTGCCGCTGGCACTCATGGCGGCGTGGGCGCTCTGGCGGCTTGGGCGACCGCGCTGCGCCAAGCGCTACGTCTTCGCCGCGCTCTCGGCCGAAGTGGTGTACGCCATCGCCAAGCCGCTCTTTCATCGCGAGCGGCCGCGCATCATCGAGCGGCTCGCGGATGCCGGCTGGTACTCCTACCCGAGCGGCCACGCGATGCTGGCGCCGGTCATTTACGGCTTCGGCCTGCTCCTGCTGGCGAAGTCGGTGCGGCACGCTGGCGCACGCCGCGCGCTCCTTGCCGCCGCGTTCACCATCCCTCCGATGATTGCCCTCTCCCGCGTCTATCTGGGCGTCCATTACCCCAGCGACGTGGTCGGTGCGCTCTTCCTCGGCAACGCGTGGTTGCTGCTCTGGAGTGAGGTGCCGGAGGCATCGAGCAGCGACGCGACGTCGTCGCTCGCCTCGATCAGGTAG
- a CDS encoding efflux RND transporter periplasmic adaptor subunit codes for MIRRHLPFVLLIAAACGKGPEAEAPARALPAGTVEYTPAQMAQAKLGFDTVRIASTTIPIALPGTLDTPDPETAHVGSIVSGRIDQVMVLPGDRVRAGQPLVKIHSHELATARRDLESAEAASAAAKAALDRSTRLLAAGAVAREEVEQRNAVYRAAEGERQRAAELVSHLRPDGDEVVIVAPRAGVVFTVDAKLGEAVLEGASLVELGDDAALWVTAWVPEASLGLVSTAKQVRVTLAAFPGDTLPGRVVRTGGRLDAARRAVDIRVALERRPAGLRPGMFALVHIAGGQRVERAILPAEAVQRVGDGVEVYVVDAPNRFRRFPVTDAVLLGDGRVAVLGLKPGMVVVGRGAYFVRSSLDAEAPE; via the coding sequence ATGATCCGACGCCACCTGCCGTTCGTCCTGTTGATCGCCGCCGCCTGCGGCAAGGGCCCCGAGGCCGAGGCGCCAGCGCGGGCCCTCCCCGCGGGGACGGTGGAATACACGCCGGCGCAGATGGCGCAGGCCAAGCTGGGCTTCGACACCGTGCGCATCGCGTCGACGACGATTCCGATCGCGTTGCCGGGGACGCTCGATACCCCCGATCCGGAAACGGCGCATGTCGGCTCGATCGTCTCCGGCCGCATCGATCAGGTGATGGTGCTGCCAGGCGACCGGGTGCGCGCCGGGCAACCGCTGGTGAAGATTCACTCGCACGAGTTGGCCACCGCGCGCCGCGACCTCGAATCGGCCGAGGCCGCCTCCGCAGCGGCGAAGGCCGCACTCGATCGCTCCACCCGCCTGCTGGCGGCTGGCGCCGTCGCGCGGGAGGAAGTGGAACAGCGCAATGCCGTGTATCGCGCGGCCGAAGGTGAGCGGCAGCGTGCCGCCGAGCTGGTGTCGCATCTGCGCCCCGATGGCGACGAGGTCGTGATTGTCGCGCCGCGCGCCGGTGTGGTCTTCACGGTCGATGCCAAGCTCGGCGAGGCCGTGCTCGAGGGAGCGTCACTGGTGGAGCTCGGCGATGACGCGGCCCTCTGGGTCACCGCCTGGGTGCCCGAGGCGTCGCTCGGGTTGGTCAGCACGGCCAAGCAGGTGCGCGTCACCCTCGCCGCCTTCCCGGGCGACACCCTGCCCGGGCGCGTGGTGCGCACCGGCGGCCGTCTCGATGCCGCCCGCCGCGCCGTCGATATCCGCGTGGCCTTGGAGCGTCGCCCGGCCGGGCTTCGGCCGGGGATGTTCGCCCTGGTGCACATCGCCGGCGGACAGCGCGTCGAGCGCGCCATTCTCCCGGCCGAAGCGGTGCAACGCGTCGGCGATGGCGTCGAGGTGTATGTCGTCGATGCGCCGAATCGGTTCCGTCGCTTTCCGGTGACCGATGCGGTGCTGCTCGGGGACGGCCGCGTCGCGGTGCTCGGGTTGAAGCCCGGCATGGTGGTGGTCGGGCGCGGCGCCTACTTCGTGCGGTCGTCCCTCGACGCCGAGGCGCCCGAATGA
- a CDS encoding TolC family protein, translating into MLVLLLPMLWQDTTRLDASTALARALERAPVVAAVDARTRAADAMRRDAARLRNPQLGISAENLGMQRQVTGKDGLAGTEGQITLQTVLPLGGDLGAARRAGAAHLAVAQSDGAATLAGLSGQLLAAMAAHDVGHQLLSEATAESAALDRFATSLTARVADGRSPAGEGARVRTEAVMVASQLARRRADLAAADAQLAVALGLAPETPLRISLPASCTAPSPNGVAVDAQRAVARRTLAEALADQAAARRVPDLIPQVGFRRTAGFSGVLVGLAFDLPLFSSGSASLASARAEVDAAAAEVALATQESAAAIASARRTLQELDAAGVRYAAGWDADLSQAVTAAEARWREGQGTLAELFDARRARLAALEEHATWRGRRVAARLALARALGQPLTAALLLEDCPGAPR; encoded by the coding sequence GTGCTGGTCCTTTTGCTCCCGATGCTGTGGCAGGACACCACCCGCCTCGACGCCAGTACGGCGCTTGCGCGGGCGCTCGAGCGGGCGCCGGTGGTTGCCGCCGTCGACGCCCGTACGCGTGCGGCCGACGCCATGCGCCGAGATGCGGCACGGCTGCGCAATCCGCAGCTGGGGATCTCGGCCGAGAACCTCGGGATGCAGCGGCAGGTCACCGGCAAGGATGGGCTCGCGGGGACCGAGGGGCAGATCACCCTCCAGACCGTACTGCCGCTCGGTGGTGATCTCGGCGCGGCCCGACGTGCCGGTGCCGCCCACCTGGCCGTGGCCCAGTCCGACGGTGCCGCAACGTTGGCCGGCCTCAGCGGACAGCTGCTGGCCGCCATGGCTGCGCACGATGTCGGGCACCAATTGCTCAGCGAAGCGACGGCCGAGTCGGCAGCGCTCGACCGCTTCGCGACCTCACTCACGGCGCGGGTCGCGGACGGCCGATCGCCCGCGGGAGAAGGGGCGCGCGTGCGCACCGAGGCGGTGATGGTGGCGTCGCAGCTCGCGCGTCGCCGGGCCGATCTGGCCGCTGCCGATGCCCAGCTCGCCGTGGCCCTCGGCCTCGCGCCGGAGACGCCCCTGCGGATCAGCCTGCCGGCGAGTTGTACCGCGCCATCGCCAAACGGTGTCGCCGTCGACGCGCAGCGCGCGGTGGCCCGGCGCACGCTCGCCGAGGCGCTCGCCGACCAGGCGGCCGCCCGCCGGGTGCCTGACCTGATCCCGCAAGTCGGCTTCCGGCGCACGGCCGGCTTCAGTGGGGTACTGGTGGGACTCGCCTTCGATCTGCCGCTCTTCTCCTCCGGCAGCGCGTCGCTCGCGTCGGCCCGCGCCGAGGTCGATGCAGCGGCCGCCGAGGTCGCGCTCGCGACGCAGGAGTCCGCCGCCGCGATCGCCTCCGCGCGGCGCACCTTGCAGGAGCTCGACGCGGCCGGGGTGCGCTACGCGGCCGGCTGGGACGCAGACCTTTCGCAGGCCGTGACGGCCGCCGAGGCGCGCTGGCGCGAGGGGCAGGGAACGCTCGCAGAACTCTTTGATGCCCGGCGCGCGCGACTCGCGGCGCTGGAAGAACACGCCACCTGGCGCGGACGCCGGGTCGCCGCTCGCCTTGCCCTCGCCCGTGCACTCGGTCAGCCGTTGACCGCTGCCCTGCTGCTCGAAGACTGCCCTGGAGCGCCCCGATGA
- a CDS encoding chloride channel protein, translating into MTALGSTERREDGRTARIAALAVVVGVTGGLVAALLISLIRLITHLAFEGRASLAPADPSQHHLGAVVILIPIIGAALVSVMARWGSEAIRGHGIPEVMDRILHADSRIPAKLTILKPLSAAIAIGTGGPFGSEGPIIATGGALGSLLGQVLRVTADERKILLAAGAAAGMAATFGTPVAAVLLAIELLLFEFRARSIIPVALAACAATAVRLILLGNDPLYPMPTVMEPSGVALACYAILGLLIGAVSVGITRSLYAVEDLFERLPIHWMWWPLLGAVVVGVAGYLDPRILGVGPENIINSLAARLTITATAALLLLKFLAWVAYLGSGTSGGTLAPLFTFGSGVGAIVGMLAAAHFPELGVAPPVAALVGMAAMFAGASRALLASVVFAFEATRQPLGLLPLLAGCTTAYLMSRALMKHSIMTEKLARRGVLIQDDYAVDFLARIPVDGAMTRIVATLDADTPVVLARAIPVHGAGAGHQGFPVLDGEGHLVGVVTMRDLHRPDAPETVGQLIRRPPLVAYPDQSLRDAADVMVREGVGRLPVVTRTAPRELVGILSRSDLLRAHAPRLQAAEQRRQLVRLDRWRQVVFRRR; encoded by the coding sequence GTGACAGCGCTCGGCTCGACTGAACGGCGCGAGGATGGCCGGACCGCCCGCATCGCCGCCCTCGCGGTCGTGGTCGGGGTGACGGGTGGTTTGGTCGCCGCCCTCCTGATCTCGTTGATCCGGCTGATCACCCACCTCGCCTTTGAAGGCCGTGCGTCCCTCGCCCCCGCCGACCCGAGTCAGCATCACCTCGGCGCGGTCGTGATCCTCATTCCGATCATCGGTGCGGCCCTGGTCAGCGTCATGGCGCGTTGGGGATCCGAGGCGATTCGCGGTCACGGGATTCCCGAGGTGATGGACCGGATCCTCCACGCCGATTCCCGCATACCGGCAAAGCTCACCATCCTCAAGCCGCTCTCGGCCGCCATCGCGATCGGTACCGGAGGCCCGTTCGGCTCGGAAGGACCGATCATCGCCACCGGCGGTGCGCTCGGTTCGTTGCTCGGGCAAGTGCTCCGCGTGACAGCGGACGAACGGAAAATCCTGCTCGCCGCCGGAGCGGCCGCCGGGATGGCGGCCACCTTCGGGACCCCGGTGGCCGCGGTCCTCCTGGCGATCGAGCTGTTGCTGTTCGAGTTCCGGGCCCGGTCGATCATTCCCGTGGCGCTGGCCGCCTGCGCCGCGACCGCGGTCCGGCTGATCCTGCTTGGGAATGACCCACTCTATCCGATGCCGACGGTGATGGAGCCGAGCGGCGTCGCGCTCGCCTGCTATGCCATCCTCGGCCTGCTCATCGGGGCGGTATCGGTCGGGATCACGCGGTCGCTGTATGCGGTCGAGGATCTCTTCGAGCGCCTTCCGATTCACTGGATGTGGTGGCCGCTGCTCGGCGCCGTGGTGGTCGGCGTGGCCGGGTATCTCGATCCGCGGATACTGGGGGTCGGCCCCGAGAACATCATCAACTCGCTGGCGGCGCGGCTCACCATCACCGCGACGGCGGCGTTGTTGCTGCTCAAGTTCCTCGCCTGGGTGGCCTATCTCGGGAGCGGCACCTCGGGGGGAACCCTGGCACCGCTCTTCACCTTCGGGAGCGGCGTGGGTGCCATCGTCGGCATGCTGGCGGCCGCACATTTTCCCGAGCTCGGCGTTGCGCCGCCGGTGGCAGCCCTCGTGGGGATGGCGGCGATGTTCGCGGGTGCCTCGCGGGCACTGCTCGCGTCGGTGGTGTTTGCGTTCGAAGCGACACGGCAGCCGCTGGGGCTGTTGCCGCTGCTTGCGGGATGCACCACGGCGTACCTGATGTCGCGCGCGCTGATGAAGCACTCGATCATGACCGAGAAGCTGGCCCGCCGAGGCGTGCTGATTCAGGATGACTACGCCGTCGATTTCCTGGCGCGGATCCCGGTCGACGGGGCGATGACCCGGATCGTCGCGACGCTCGATGCCGACACACCGGTCGTGCTGGCGCGGGCGATCCCGGTGCACGGCGCAGGTGCCGGGCACCAGGGCTTTCCGGTGCTCGATGGCGAGGGCCACCTGGTCGGGGTCGTGACGATGCGCGACCTCCATCGTCCCGACGCACCGGAAACCGTCGGCCAGTTGATCCGGCGGCCGCCCCTGGTGGCGTATCCCGACCAGTCGCTCCGCGATGCAGCCGATGTGATGGTGCGCGAGGGGGTCGGCCGACTGCCGGTGGTCACCCGAACCGCGCCGAGGGAGTTGGTGGGGATCCTGTCGCGCAGCGACTTGTTGCGAGCGCATGCCCCGCGCCTGCAGGCGGCAGAACAGCGTCGGCAACTGGTGCGCCTGGATCGGTGGCGCCAGGTGGTGTTCCGGCGGCGCTAG
- a CDS encoding HAMP domain-containing histidine kinase — protein sequence MTTPLRWRLALTFTFGLALTLCVGAAVFALMLERAYREDFDRELLEVAHAASDLYAIDREEYSTRDEAVSHVVSELLLGERTTMAFDATGRRIAVSQHLPGSPDLEHIDPFATPTTPIDITTAGRDMRVVAVQLPDGVRLLVGQPNASFRARLGVLRVSLAVGLPLLLLLGGGIGVVLSRPALKPVNAVATAAETAGQAVSRGDPRLPRLATPKADDEVRQLTDAFNGLLDQLETALERERGFAEMQRAFLADAAHELRTPAAIVRSEADAALAAPEDVGGARETLQRVADEAGRMGQLITDLLLLARGDADRPLALAPLYLDDFAEQSLRRIRALPIAAGREVRLGPFEATSVLGDAPLLERAIVALLENALLHGGAGLIELGVAPHEGRAMLSVRDHGEGVPVEARERIFSRFARLETDRPGTGLGLAIARLIATRHGGTLHVEDAAPGARFVMTLPIAPRGDTIVGSTP from the coding sequence GTGACCACGCCGCTCCGGTGGCGCCTCGCCCTCACCTTCACCTTCGGCCTCGCGCTGACGCTCTGTGTCGGCGCCGCCGTCTTCGCGCTGATGCTCGAACGGGCGTACCGCGAGGACTTTGATCGCGAACTGCTCGAGGTGGCCCACGCCGCCAGTGATCTCTATGCGATCGACCGCGAAGAGTACTCGACGCGCGACGAGGCGGTCTCGCACGTGGTGTCTGAATTGTTGCTCGGCGAGCGCACCACGATGGCCTTCGACGCCACCGGCCGGCGGATCGCTGTCTCGCAGCATCTCCCCGGCTCCCCGGATCTCGAGCACATCGACCCCTTCGCCACCCCGACGACGCCAATCGACATCACCACGGCCGGGCGCGACATGCGGGTGGTCGCCGTCCAATTGCCCGACGGCGTGCGCCTGCTGGTCGGGCAGCCCAACGCCTCATTTCGCGCCCGCCTCGGCGTGTTGCGCGTGAGTCTGGCGGTCGGCCTCCCCCTGCTGCTCCTGCTCGGCGGGGGGATCGGGGTGGTCCTCTCCCGACCCGCCCTCAAGCCGGTGAACGCGGTGGCCACCGCCGCAGAGACGGCCGGCCAGGCGGTGTCGCGGGGCGATCCACGATTGCCGCGACTGGCCACGCCGAAGGCCGACGACGAGGTCCGCCAGCTGACCGACGCCTTCAATGGACTGCTGGATCAGCTGGAGACCGCGCTGGAGCGCGAGCGCGGCTTTGCCGAGATGCAACGCGCCTTCCTTGCCGATGCCGCGCACGAACTGCGCACACCAGCGGCGATCGTCCGCAGCGAGGCCGATGCCGCGCTCGCCGCGCCGGAGGACGTTGGGGGGGCGCGGGAGACCCTGCAGCGCGTGGCCGACGAGGCGGGTCGGATGGGACAGCTGATCACCGACCTGCTGCTCCTGGCGCGCGGCGATGCCGATCGGCCGTTGGCCCTGGCACCGCTCTATCTCGATGACTTCGCCGAGCAATCGCTGCGACGGATTCGCGCCCTCCCGATCGCGGCAGGGCGCGAGGTCCGCCTCGGCCCATTCGAGGCGACGTCGGTGCTCGGCGACGCCCCGTTGCTTGAGCGGGCCATCGTCGCCCTGCTCGAGAACGCCCTGCTCCATGGCGGTGCCGGCCTGATCGAACTCGGGGTCGCGCCGCACGAGGGCCGGGCGATGCTCTCGGTGCGTGACCACGGCGAGGGCGTGCCGGTGGAGGCGCGCGAGCGGATCTTCTCGCGCTTTGCGCGGCTCGAGACCGATCGCCCGGGGACCGGGCTGGGCCTCGCCATCGCGCGACTCATCGCGACCCGCCACGGGGGCACGTTGCACGTCGAGGACGCCGCACCCGGGGCGCGCTTCGTGATGACGCTCCCGATCGCGCCACGCGGCGACACCATTGTCGGCTCCACGCCGTAG